A single window of Tolypothrix sp. NIES-4075 DNA harbors:
- a CDS encoding IS630 family transposase, with the protein MLNCLEKLLAQGKCVRYMCQDETRLGLKTLTGKVITAAGVKPTVEVKWQRENFWIYGAIEPLTGKHLQHEYPKLNGEYFQQFLDWYLVQLGDDYAILQIDQAPAHTSSAIRWPENIIQELQPPHSPELNPIERLWQFLKKSLKNELFSSLQALSDSEALLRSADRIQEIFNQLTFKQVMSVSSYNFILEALFYPASY; encoded by the coding sequence ATTCTCAATTGTTTAGAAAAGCTTCTGGCACAAGGGAAGTGCGTACGGTATATGTGTCAGGATGAAACCAGGCTTGGGTTAAAAACCTTAACAGGAAAAGTAATTACTGCTGCTGGAGTTAAGCCTACCGTTGAGGTTAAATGGCAACGGGAAAATTTTTGGATTTATGGTGCAATTGAGCCTTTGACAGGAAAACATTTGCAACATGAATATCCCAAACTCAATGGCGAATATTTTCAACAGTTCTTGGACTGGTATCTTGTGCAATTAGGCGACGACTACGCAATTTTACAAATCGACCAAGCTCCCGCTCATACCAGTTCTGCGATTCGCTGGCCTGAAAATATTATTCAAGAGCTTCAACCACCTCATTCTCCCGAACTCAATCCAATCGAAAGGCTTTGGCAGTTCCTCAAAAAATCGCTCAAAAATGAACTTTTCTCTTCTTTACAAGCTTTAAGCGATAGCGAAGCGCTGCTGCGAAGCGCAGATCGCATCCAGGAAATATTCAACCAACTTACATTTAAGCAGGTGATGTCTGTTTCCTCTTATAACTTTATTTTAGAAGCTCTTTTCTATCCAGCTTCATATTAA
- a CDS encoding sensor histidine kinase — translation MSRPIEFKNHPFRFLLYLEWILLAFSAISAVLPFRSERFQSNFPELTIACLVIFGLMGLRLPTNNQRNKLLYTALEIILILITAFLGGGTARLFPFLNMIIVTRSCLIFQLTGRLLVASLSFILILITLAQRFSRFPLPPKAQERFWFLTFSFMVSFGLALVFVLLLMNAVLSERQSREKLAIANEKLRQYALKIENQATLEERNRIAREIHDSLGHSLTALNLQLETALKLWQSNPSKAHNFLARAKELGSKALQDVRQSVSTMRSHPLHSESLEQAIAVLAEDFYRSTSVTPICQIDLAYTLPPEISTAVYRIIQESLTNISKYANATEIKIELTTTTTNINLIIEDNGRGFDVEQNTTGFGLQSMRDRTLARGGEFKINSAPGFGCKITVDIPFSSLPY, via the coding sequence GTGAGCCGTCCAATTGAATTTAAAAATCATCCTTTTCGATTTCTGCTTTATTTAGAGTGGATATTACTAGCGTTTTCTGCTATCAGCGCAGTTTTACCATTTCGGTCTGAGCGATTTCAGAGCAATTTTCCGGAATTGACAATAGCTTGTCTGGTGATTTTTGGTTTAATGGGTTTAAGATTACCCACTAATAATCAAAGAAATAAATTACTATATACAGCTCTGGAAATAATCTTAATTTTAATAACTGCTTTTTTGGGGGGTGGAACTGCTCGACTGTTTCCCTTTCTTAATATGATTATAGTAACTCGCAGTTGCTTAATATTTCAGTTGACTGGTCGTTTATTAGTTGCCAGTTTATCATTTATCTTAATTTTAATAACACTAGCACAAAGGTTTTCGCGATTTCCATTACCACCAAAAGCGCAAGAGCGGTTTTGGTTTTTGACATTCAGTTTTATGGTTTCGTTTGGATTAGCTTTAGTCTTTGTATTGTTATTAATGAATGCAGTACTATCTGAACGGCAAAGTCGAGAAAAACTAGCGATCGCTAACGAAAAGCTACGACAATATGCCCTGAAAATTGAAAATCAAGCTACTCTCGAAGAACGCAACCGCATTGCACGAGAAATTCATGATTCTTTAGGACACTCTCTCACTGCTTTAAATCTACAATTAGAAACGGCTTTAAAATTATGGCAATCTAATCCTAGCAAAGCTCACAATTTCTTAGCTAGAGCAAAAGAACTAGGTTCAAAAGCATTGCAAGATGTGCGACAATCAGTTTCGACAATGCGCTCTCACCCTTTGCACTCTGAATCTTTAGAACAAGCGATCGCTGTACTTGCAGAAGATTTTTACCGTTCAACAAGTGTGACACCAATTTGTCAAATTGACCTCGCTTATACCCTACCACCAGAAATTAGCACCGCTGTTTATCGGATTATCCAAGAATCCTTGACAAATATATCTAAATATGCAAATGCTACAGAAATTAAAATAGAATTAACCACGACAACAACAAATATAAATTTGATAATTGAGGATAATGGTAGAGGATTTGATGTAGAGCAAAACACAACTGGTTTTGGATTGCAAAGTATGCGCGATCGCACTTTAGCACGAGGAGGCGAATTTAAAATTAACAGCGCTCCCGGTTTCGGTTGTAAAATTACAGTTGATATTCCTTTTTCCTCGTTACCATATTAA
- a CDS encoding YqaE/Pmp3 family membrane protein yields MDLVRILCAIFLPPLGVFLQVGFGMDFWINIVLTLFGYIPGIVHAIWVIARK; encoded by the coding sequence ATGGATTTAGTTAGAATTCTTTGCGCTATATTTCTGCCACCTCTGGGAGTATTTTTGCAAGTTGGTTTTGGTATGGACTTTTGGATTAATATAGTTTTGACGCTTTTCGGTTATATTCCTGGGATTGTTCACGCAATTTGGGTGATTGCTAGGAAATAA
- a CDS encoding CAP domain-containing protein: protein MFRQTAFGIAFSALVLASGLTSSPVPGHTTKTNSDHQPLSIGSSQVALSPTTTFKTTALEKSVFDQINRYRVSKGLSKLTLNANITRQARIHSQNMANGKVPFSHKGFEKRVNSIPIRYKSAAENVAFNQGYSDPASQAMTGWINSPGHLKNIKGKYNLTGIGVAANSEGEVYLTQIFIGNK, encoded by the coding sequence ATGTTTCGACAAACTGCTTTTGGCATCGCTTTCAGTGCGCTTGTCCTAGCCAGTGGATTAACGAGCAGTCCTGTACCAGGTCACACGACGAAAACAAACAGCGATCATCAGCCGTTGTCGATTGGGTCTAGTCAAGTTGCATTGTCGCCTACTACTACTTTTAAAACCACTGCTCTAGAAAAATCAGTTTTTGACCAAATTAATCGCTATCGAGTTTCTAAAGGTTTGTCAAAACTGACTTTAAATGCAAACATCACTCGGCAGGCAAGGATTCACAGTCAAAATATGGCTAATGGTAAAGTTCCGTTTAGTCACAAGGGATTTGAAAAGCGAGTCAATTCTATCCCGATTAGGTACAAGAGTGCGGCAGAAAATGTAGCTTTTAACCAAGGTTATAGTGACCCAGCAAGCCAAGCTATGACAGGTTGGATCAACAGTCCCGGACATCTAAAAAACATTAAAGGCAAATATAATTTAACTGGGATTGGTGTTGCTGCTAATAGCGAAGGTGAAGTTTATCTGACGCAAATTTTTATTGGCAATAAGTAG
- a CDS encoding P pilus assembly/Cpx signaling pathway, periplasmic inhibitor/zinc-resistance associated protein encodes MKLKSLSLIAAAIALSLSATPFLVNAQKISQTPTQVKPARNGPFERLGLSEEQKTKIQEIRRNSRAQMDAVLTPEQKQQLEAAKQARQGQPRQQTPQGQRPKKGFASLNLTEEQKTKMREIRESEKNQIQAILTPEQQQQLKQFQDNMRSRRQRPNSSN; translated from the coding sequence ATGAAACTTAAAAGTTTATCCTTGATAGCCGCAGCGATCGCCCTTAGTTTAAGTGCAACCCCTTTCCTCGTCAACGCGCAAAAAATATCGCAAACACCAACACAAGTTAAACCAGCTCGCAATGGTCCATTTGAACGCTTGGGACTAAGCGAAGAACAAAAAACTAAAATTCAAGAGATTCGTCGCAATAGCCGCGCTCAAATGGATGCGGTTCTCACCCCAGAACAAAAACAACAGCTAGAAGCTGCAAAACAAGCACGTCAGGGTCAGCCTCGGCAACAAACACCTCAAGGTCAGCGTCCAAAGAAAGGTTTTGCTTCTTTAAATCTAACTGAAGAACAGAAAACCAAGATGCGGGAAATTAGGGAATCAGAGAAAAATCAGATCCAAGCAATCCTAACTCCCGAACAACAGCAACAACTGAAGCAATTTCAAGATAATATGCGCTCTCGTCGTCAGCGGCCCAATTCAAGCAACTAA
- a CDS encoding translation initiation factor, producing MASGKGNSDKRFVYQEFGNDNSAALERPTQELPPQQQNVRVQATRSGRKGKTVTVITGFQAKPETLADLVKQLKSQCGTGGTVKDNDIEIQGDHKQKILEILIKLGYKAKISGG from the coding sequence ATGGCTTCTGGAAAAGGTAATTCTGACAAACGCTTTGTCTACCAAGAATTTGGTAATGATAACTCCGCTGCTTTAGAAAGACCAACTCAAGAACTACCACCGCAACAACAAAACGTCCGCGTACAAGCTACCCGCAGCGGACGTAAAGGTAAAACTGTCACCGTGATTACTGGGTTTCAGGCAAAACCAGAAACCTTAGCAGATTTGGTGAAGCAGTTGAAAAGCCAATGCGGTACAGGTGGCACAGTTAAAGATAATGATATTGAAATTCAAGGCGACCACAAGCAGAAAATCTTGGAGATTTTGATTAAGCTTGGTTACAAAGCCAAAATTAGCGGCGGTTAA
- a CDS encoding helix-turn-helix domain-containing protein, with amino-acid sequence MSRPFKIEIAESEEELKKRLQTARLGNQREKLQMLWWLKSGQVKEQQELGKRLGTDTSTVTRWLQKYRLGGLSRLLEIKKAPGANRKINDDAIAALKLELETGKGFSSYGAIVEWLDKEHGLDIEYGTVYVWVRYRCLCKTKSTASSKLQAG; translated from the coding sequence ATGAGTCGCCCGTTTAAGATTGAAATCGCAGAGAGTGAAGAGGAACTAAAAAAACGCCTACAAACAGCCAGGCTGGGAAACCAGAGAGAAAAGCTACAGATGTTGTGGTGGCTCAAGAGTGGGCAGGTAAAGGAACAGCAGGAACTAGGGAAACGCTTGGGCACAGATACCTCAACTGTGACAAGATGGTTACAGAAATATCGATTGGGTGGACTTTCTAGGTTATTGGAAATTAAGAAAGCACCAGGCGCAAACCGAAAAATAAATGATGATGCGATCGCAGCACTCAAACTTGAGTTGGAAACAGGAAAAGGATTTAGTAGTTACGGTGCAATTGTTGAATGGCTAGACAAGGAGCATGGGCTTGATATCGAGTATGGAACAGTTTATGTATGGGTTCGATATCGATGCTTGTGCAAAACTAAAAGTACCGCGTCCTCAAAGCTACAAGCAGGATGA
- the nifJ gene encoding pyruvate:ferredoxin (flavodoxin) oxidoreductase — MKKNFATIDGNEAVARVAYRLNEVIAIYPITPSSAMGEWADAWSSESRLNLWGTVPSVIQMQSEGGAAAAVHGALQTGSLTTTFTASQGLLLMIPNLYKIAGELTSAVIHVAARSLATHALSIFGDQSDVMAARATGFAMLCSASVQESQDFALIAHAATLEARVPFMHFFDGFRTSHEVQKVELLEDEDLRSLINDDLIFAHRARSLTPDRPVLRGTAQNPDVYFQSREAANLYYNACPDIVQRLMDKLGVSTGRHYQIFEYHGALDAERVIILMGSGCETVHETVDYLNARGEKVGVLKVRLYRPFDATRFVNALPKSVKAIAVLDRTKEPGSAGEPLYLDVVAAIHEEWSGGVKEKDKLLSKSSPPSPPLPLPPSPPPKIIGGRYGLSSKEFTPAMVKGVFDNLAQSQPKNHFTIGINDDLSHTSLNFDANFSTEPDNVVRAMFYGLGSDGTVGANKNSIKIIGEQTDNNAQGYFVYDSKKSGSMTVSHLRFGQQLIRSTYLIDKANFIGCHHWEFLERVDVLKAAAFGATLLLNSPYNADIVWEHLPLKVQQQIIAKQLKLYVINATEVAKNSGMGGRINTIMQVCFFALAGVLPQEEAITKIKQAIEKTYGKKGTEVVQKNLQAVDQTLENLHKVDVCRDAINRVSTNTDAINRVSTIPQFVQDVLGKIMAWEGDDLPVSALPIDGTFPTGTAKWEKRNIATEIPVWDADVCVQCGKCIMVCPHGVIRGKVYEPGELVNAPATFKSIDAKDKDFANQLFTIQVAPEDCTGCAICVEICPAKNKLEPTRKAINMEAQLPLREQERENWNFFLSLPNPDRRELKLNQIRQQQLQEPLFEFSGACAGCGETPYLKLLTQLFGDRSVIANATGCSSIYGGNLPTTPWTTNAEGRGPAWSNSLFEDNAEFGLGFRLSLDKQAEFAAELLQQLSGEIGDNLVQSILKQKQKSEADIWEQREQVALLKQRLDEIPENDNPKSQIQNLKSLADYLVRKSVWIVGGDGWAYDIDFGGLDHVLASGRNVNILVMDTEVYSNTGGQSSKATPRGAIAKYAASGKPAPKKDLGLIAMTYGNVYVASVALGARDEHTLKAFLEAEAYEGPSLIIAYSHCIAHGINMTTAMNHQKALVESGRWLLYRYNPELQQAGKNPLQLDMRQPKQPVEQSMYQENRFKMLTKSKPEVAKRLLEEAQSEVDARWKMYEYLAARNVGENKE; from the coding sequence ATGAAGAAAAATTTTGCAACCATCGATGGCAATGAAGCTGTTGCCCGTGTTGCTTATCGATTAAATGAGGTAATTGCTATTTATCCGATCACCCCCTCTTCAGCAATGGGTGAATGGGCAGATGCATGGTCTTCTGAAAGCCGCCTCAATTTGTGGGGTACTGTGCCGAGTGTGATTCAGATGCAGAGTGAAGGTGGAGCTGCTGCTGCCGTACATGGAGCATTACAAACAGGTTCCCTAACTACCACCTTCACGGCATCTCAGGGATTATTGTTGATGATTCCTAACCTTTACAAAATTGCTGGGGAACTGACTAGCGCGGTGATTCACGTAGCTGCACGTTCTTTAGCTACTCACGCTTTGTCAATTTTCGGCGATCAAAGTGATGTGATGGCAGCGCGTGCTACTGGCTTTGCGATGCTGTGTTCTGCCTCAGTGCAGGAAAGCCAAGATTTTGCCTTGATTGCTCATGCTGCCACCTTAGAAGCGCGAGTGCCGTTTATGCACTTCTTCGACGGTTTCCGCACCTCTCATGAAGTGCAAAAAGTCGAATTGCTAGAAGACGAGGATTTGCGATCGCTTATTAACGACGATCTTATATTCGCTCACCGCGCCCGCTCTCTCACCCCAGACCGTCCGGTGTTGCGAGGTACGGCTCAAAACCCCGATGTCTACTTTCAGTCCCGCGAAGCCGCTAATTTATACTACAACGCTTGTCCGGATATTGTTCAGCGATTGATGGATAAATTAGGCGTAAGCACCGGACGACATTACCAAATCTTTGAATATCACGGTGCCCTTGATGCCGAACGTGTCATTATACTTATGGGTTCCGGCTGCGAGACAGTACACGAAACCGTAGATTATCTCAACGCCCGTGGGGAAAAAGTCGGTGTCCTCAAAGTCAGATTATATCGCCCCTTTGACGCAACACGGTTTGTTAATGCCCTGCCGAAGAGCGTGAAAGCGATCGCCGTCCTCGACCGCACCAAAGAACCAGGTAGCGCCGGCGAACCGTTGTATCTCGATGTAGTTGCCGCTATCCATGAAGAATGGAGTGGGGGAGTGAAGGAGAAAGACAAATTGCTTTCCAAGTCGTCCCCCCCATCCCCCCCTCTCCCCCTCCCCCCCTCTCCCCCTCCCAAAATCATCGGTGGTCGTTACGGTCTTTCCTCGAAAGAATTTACCCCAGCGATGGTTAAAGGTGTTTTCGACAACCTTGCCCAATCACAACCGAAAAACCACTTTACCATCGGTATCAACGACGACCTAAGCCACACTTCCCTAAACTTTGACGCTAACTTCTCCACCGAACCGGATAACGTCGTCCGGGCAATGTTCTACGGATTAGGTTCTGATGGCACAGTTGGTGCTAATAAAAACTCAATCAAGATTATTGGTGAACAAACAGACAACAACGCTCAAGGCTACTTTGTCTACGATTCCAAAAAATCTGGCTCAATGACCGTTTCCCATCTGCGCTTTGGTCAACAGCTTATTCGCTCAACTTACCTTATTGATAAAGCCAACTTTATTGGCTGCCATCACTGGGAATTTTTAGAGCGCGTAGATGTACTGAAAGCGGCTGCGTTTGGGGCAACTTTATTACTCAACAGTCCTTATAATGCTGATATTGTCTGGGAACATCTGCCGCTAAAAGTACAGCAACAAATTATCGCCAAGCAACTTAAATTATACGTCATCAATGCGACTGAAGTTGCCAAAAACAGCGGCATGGGCGGTAGAATTAACACTATTATGCAAGTGTGCTTCTTTGCTTTAGCGGGTGTCTTGCCACAAGAAGAAGCCATAACCAAAATCAAGCAAGCAATTGAAAAAACCTACGGCAAAAAAGGTACAGAAGTCGTCCAGAAGAATCTGCAAGCTGTAGACCAGACGCTGGAGAATTTGCATAAGGTCGATGTTTGTAGAGACGCGATTAATCGCGTCTCTACAAATACAGACGCGATTAATCGCGTCTCTACAATTCCGCAATTTGTGCAAGATGTCTTGGGTAAAATCATGGCTTGGGAGGGTGATGACTTACCTGTAAGTGCGCTACCGATTGATGGGACTTTTCCTACCGGCACTGCTAAATGGGAAAAACGCAATATTGCTACAGAGATTCCTGTTTGGGATGCGGATGTCTGCGTGCAGTGTGGCAAATGTATTATGGTTTGTCCTCATGGAGTCATCCGAGGCAAGGTTTATGAACCAGGTGAATTAGTTAATGCGCCGGCAACTTTCAAGTCAATCGATGCCAAAGATAAAGACTTTGCCAATCAACTATTTACCATTCAGGTTGCCCCAGAAGACTGTACAGGCTGCGCTATCTGTGTAGAGATTTGTCCGGCAAAAAATAAGTTAGAGCCGACGCGCAAAGCGATTAATATGGAAGCGCAGTTGCCTTTACGCGAACAAGAGCGGGAAAACTGGAATTTCTTTCTCAGTTTACCAAATCCTGATAGACGGGAATTAAAACTCAATCAGATTCGTCAACAACAATTGCAAGAACCTTTATTTGAATTTTCTGGTGCTTGTGCTGGTTGTGGGGAGACACCTTATTTAAAATTATTAACACAACTGTTTGGCGATCGCTCTGTCATTGCCAATGCTACAGGTTGTTCTTCAATTTACGGGGGAAACCTCCCCACCACTCCTTGGACAACAAACGCTGAAGGAAGAGGTCCAGCTTGGTCGAATAGTCTTTTTGAAGATAACGCGGAATTCGGTCTTGGTTTTCGTCTTTCTCTAGACAAGCAAGCTGAATTTGCTGCCGAATTACTGCAACAATTAAGTGGTGAAATCGGCGATAATCTTGTTCAGTCCATCCTCAAACAGAAGCAAAAATCTGAAGCGGATATTTGGGAACAACGCGAACAAGTAGCGCTGTTGAAACAACGGTTAGACGAAATTCCGGAAAATGACAATCCAAAATCCCAAATCCAAAATCTCAAATCCCTAGCTGACTACTTGGTGAGAAAAAGCGTCTGGATTGTTGGGGGTGACGGTTGGGCGTATGATATTGATTTTGGCGGATTGGATCATGTCCTTGCCAGCGGTCGCAATGTCAACATTTTGGTAATGGATACTGAAGTGTATTCTAACACTGGCGGTCAATCATCCAAAGCTACACCGCGAGGTGCGATCGCTAAATATGCCGCTAGTGGTAAGCCAGCACCAAAGAAAGACTTAGGCTTGATTGCCATGACTTATGGTAATGTCTACGTAGCGAGTGTAGCCCTTGGTGCGAGAGATGAACACACCCTAAAAGCATTTCTGGAAGCCGAAGCTTATGAAGGACCATCACTGATTATTGCTTACAGTCATTGCATTGCCCACGGCATCAACATGACCACAGCTATGAATCATCAAAAAGCTTTGGTAGAATCAGGACGTTGGTTGCTGTATCGTTACAATCCCGAATTGCAGCAAGCGGGTAAAAATCCATTGCAATTGGATATGCGTCAGCCGAAGCAGCCGGTAGAACAGTCAATGTATCAAGAAAATCGCTTCAAGATGCTGACTAAGAGTAAACCCGAAGTTGCCAAACGTCTTTTAGAAGAAGCGCAATCTGAAGTGGATGCGCGTTGGAAAATGTACGAGTATCTCGCAGCGCGTAATGTAGGAGAGAATAAAGAATAG
- a CDS encoding response regulator gives MIKVLLVDDQNLIRQGLKALLELETDLEIIGEAENGEQAINFLAQSQPDVVLMDVRMPIMDGVAATREIHKRFAKVKVLVLTTFDDDEYVTAALQNGAMGYLLKDTPSEELAVAIRAVHKGYTQLGPGIVKKLLTQFPAVTASQLPPPPPSLAELTPREKDVLQLIATGANNREIAQKLYISEGTVKNHVTNILNRLNLRDRTQAAIFANTFSAYLNN, from the coding sequence ATGATTAAAGTATTGCTTGTAGATGACCAAAATTTAATTCGCCAAGGATTAAAAGCATTATTGGAATTAGAAACAGATTTAGAAATTATTGGTGAAGCCGAAAACGGGGAACAAGCAATTAATTTTCTTGCTCAATCGCAACCAGATGTGGTATTAATGGATGTGAGAATGCCGATTATGGATGGAGTTGCAGCTACGCGAGAAATTCACAAGCGTTTTGCCAAAGTCAAAGTTTTAGTGTTGACAACTTTCGATGATGACGAATATGTGACAGCGGCATTGCAGAATGGAGCAATGGGTTATTTACTTAAAGATACACCTTCAGAAGAATTAGCTGTGGCGATTCGCGCCGTCCACAAAGGATATACTCAATTAGGACCGGGAATAGTAAAAAAACTTTTGACTCAGTTTCCCGCAGTAACAGCATCTCAGTTACCCCCACCACCACCAAGTTTAGCAGAACTTACCCCTAGAGAAAAAGACGTTTTGCAGTTAATCGCAACAGGTGCAAATAATAGAGAAATTGCTCAGAAATTATACATTTCTGAGGGAACGGTAAAAAATCACGTCACAAATATTTTGAATAGATTAAATTTACGCGATCGCACGCAAGCAGCGATTTTTGCTAACACATTTTCGGCTTATTTAAATAATTAA
- the trpB gene encoding tryptophan synthase subunit beta: MTTTPLPSQSTAQSPDTQGRFGRFGGKYVPETLMPALVELEAAYQQYRNEAGFQTELQQLLRDYVGRATPLYFAERLTAHYARPDGTGAQIYLKREDLNHTGAHKINNALAQVLLAKRMGKQRIIAETGAGQHGVATATVCARFGLECVIYMGVHDMERQALNVFRMRLMGAEVRPVEAGTGTLKDATSEAIRDWVTNVETTHYILGSVAGPHPYPMIVRDFHAVIGQETRAQAMEKWGGLPDILLACVGGGSNAMGLFHEFVKESSVRLIGVEAAGEGVNTEKHAATLTKGQIGVLHGAMSYLLQDEDGQVIEAHSISAGLDYPGVGPEHSYLKDTARAEYYSVTDAEALTAFRMLSQLEGIIPALETAHAIAYLETLCPQLNGSPKIVINCSGRGDKDVHTVAKFLENG, encoded by the coding sequence GTGACTACCACTCCCCTTCCTTCTCAATCAACTGCACAAAGCCCTGATACTCAAGGACGTTTTGGACGCTTTGGCGGTAAGTATGTCCCGGAAACGCTGATGCCTGCTTTAGTTGAATTAGAAGCAGCTTACCAGCAATACCGCAACGAAGCTGGGTTTCAAACTGAACTGCAACAACTGTTACGCGATTATGTGGGACGCGCTACACCTTTGTATTTCGCCGAACGCCTTACCGCTCATTATGCCCGACCAGATGGCACGGGAGCGCAAATTTATTTAAAGCGTGAAGATTTAAATCACACCGGCGCTCATAAAATCAATAATGCTTTGGCTCAGGTTTTGTTGGCAAAGCGGATGGGCAAGCAGCGAATTATTGCCGAAACCGGTGCGGGACAACATGGAGTAGCTACAGCTACAGTTTGCGCTCGTTTTGGGCTGGAATGTGTGATTTACATGGGTGTTCACGATATGGAACGCCAAGCTTTAAATGTGTTTAGAATGCGGTTGATGGGAGCAGAGGTGCGTCCGGTAGAAGCTGGTACTGGAACTTTGAAGGATGCAACTTCTGAAGCGATTCGGGATTGGGTAACGAATGTAGAGACGACTCATTATATCCTGGGTTCGGTGGCAGGACCTCATCCTTACCCGATGATTGTACGCGATTTTCATGCGGTGATTGGGCAAGAAACCCGCGCTCAAGCGATGGAAAAATGGGGAGGTTTACCGGATATTCTTTTGGCTTGTGTAGGTGGTGGTTCTAATGCGATGGGACTATTTCATGAGTTTGTCAAGGAATCTTCTGTGCGCTTAATTGGTGTGGAAGCAGCCGGCGAAGGTGTAAACACAGAAAAACACGCCGCAACCTTGACAAAAGGACAAATAGGTGTATTGCACGGAGCGATGAGCTATTTATTGCAAGATGAGGATGGGCAAGTAATTGAAGCTCATTCGATAAGTGCGGGGTTAGATTATCCTGGTGTGGGTCCAGAACACAGCTATTTAAAGGATACTGCGCGTGCAGAATATTACAGCGTCACAGATGCAGAGGCTTTGACGGCGTTTCGGATGCTGTCGCAGCTAGAGGGAATTATACCAGCATTGGAAACGGCTCATGCGATCGCCTACCTCGAAACTTTATGTCCGCAGTTAAATGGTAGCCCCAAAATTGTCATTAACTGCTCTGGACGCGGTGACAAAGATGTGCATACTGTAGCCAAATTCTTAGAAAATGGGTAA
- a CDS encoding class I SAM-dependent methyltransferase has translation MSSAPLRKELHQENRLSWNEATKAHNSHKGNQAKFFREKGCTLFPEEKELLGNIANLSLVHLQCNAGQDTLSLVQLGAKVIGVDISDEAIAFAQKLSDESGIPATFHRADIFDWLEESAKKNEQFDIVFSSYGAVCWISNLSLWAKGISNILKPGGRFVVVDFHPVAMMFDTDWSHKFSYFSEGKPLTWEDGISDYVAESSGGLTPWGYEKGIDNFHNPYRSHEFQWGIGEIVTALLQAGLTLEVLKEYPYANGCKLFERMREVSGRRMFPPLDVPSVPLMYGIVARSHNSHTDI, from the coding sequence ATGAGCAGCGCACCTTTAAGAAAAGAACTTCACCAAGAAAATCGCTTGTCTTGGAATGAAGCAACCAAAGCGCACAATAGCCATAAGGGAAATCAAGCGAAGTTTTTTCGAGAAAAAGGCTGCACACTATTTCCAGAAGAAAAGGAACTTTTGGGAAATATTGCTAATTTGTCTTTGGTTCATCTGCAATGCAACGCTGGGCAAGATACTCTGAGTCTGGTGCAACTTGGTGCTAAAGTAATTGGGGTAGATATTAGCGATGAAGCGATCGCTTTTGCCCAAAAACTCTCAGACGAATCTGGAATTCCCGCTACCTTTCATCGGGCTGATATTTTTGATTGGCTGGAGGAGTCAGCAAAGAAAAACGAGCAGTTCGATATTGTATTCTCTTCTTACGGGGCTGTGTGTTGGATATCTAATCTCAGCCTTTGGGCAAAAGGAATTTCAAACATTCTCAAACCTGGTGGACGCTTTGTTGTCGTGGATTTCCACCCTGTAGCGATGATGTTTGACACAGATTGGAGTCACAAATTCTCTTATTTCTCTGAGGGAAAGCCTCTAACTTGGGAAGATGGTATCAGCGACTATGTGGCTGAGTCTAGCGGTGGTTTGACACCTTGGGGCTATGAAAAAGGTATCGATAATTTTCACAATCCCTACCGTTCCCATGAGTTTCAGTGGGGAATTGGTGAAATAGTTACCGCATTGTTGCAAGCTGGGCTGACTTTGGAAGTGTTGAAAGAATATCCCTACGCTAATGGCTGCAAGCTATTTGAGCGGATGCGTGAAGTTTCAGGACGGCGAATGTTTCCACCACTAGATGTGCCAAGTGTACCATTAATGTACGGTATTGTGGCGCGATCGCACAATTCCCATACTGATATATAA